One part of the Arabidopsis thaliana chromosome 1 sequence genome encodes these proteins:
- the TLP18.3 gene encoding thylakoid lumen 18.3 kDa protein (TLP18.3; FUNCTIONS IN: molecular_function unknown; INVOLVED IN: photosystem II repair; LOCATED IN: thylakoid, thylakoid lumen, chloroplast thylakoid membrane, chloroplast thylakoid lumen, chloroplast; EXPRESSED IN: 21 plant structures; EXPRESSED DURING: 14 growth stages; CONTAINS InterPro DOMAIN/s: Protein of unknown function DUF477 (InterPro:IPR007621); Has 209 Blast hits to 209 proteins in 92 species: Archae - 0; Bacteria - 130; Metazoa - 2; Fungi - 0; Plants - 49; Viruses - 0; Other Eukaryotes - 28 (source: NCBI BLink).) → METLLSPRALSPPLNPKPLSLHQTKPTSHSLSLSKPTTFSGPKHLSTRFTKPESRNWLIDAKQGLAALALSLTLTFSPVGTALASEFNILNDGPPKETYVVDDAGVLSRVTKSDLKKLLSDLEYRKKLRLNFITVRKLTSKADAFEYADQVLEKWYPSIEEGNNKGIVVLITSQKEGAITGGPAFIEAVGENILDATVSENLPVLATDEKYNEAVYSSAKRLVAAIDGQPDPGGPTVKDSKRESNFKTKEETDEKRGQFSLVVGGLLVIAFVVPMAQYFAYVSRK, encoded by the exons ATGGAGACCCTTCTCTCCCCTCGTGCGCTCTCTCCTCCTCTCAATCCCAAACCTTTGTCCCTTCACCAGACCAAACCCACTTCACATTCATTGTCTCTCTCAAAACCCACCACCTTCTCCGGTCCTAAACACCTCTCCACCCGGTTCACTAAACCGGAATCAAGAAACTGGTTAATAGATGCAAAGCAAGGACTAGCTGCTTTAGCTTTATCTCTAACTCTCACTTTCTCACCTGTTGGCACTGCTTTAGCCTCTGAGTTCAATATCCTCAACGATGGTCCACCTAAAGAAACTTACGTAGTCGATGACGCTGGTGTTCTTAGTCGAGTGACGAAGTCAGATCTTAAGAAGCTTTTGTCTGATCTTGAATACAGAAAGAAACTGAGACTCAATTTCATCACTGTCCGAAAGCTCACc AGTAAAGCAGATGCGTTTGAGTATGCAGACCAGGTTTTGGAAAAATGGTATCCTTCTATTGAAGAAGGTAACAATAAGGgtattgttgttttgataACAAGTCAGAAGGAAGGAGCTATTACTGGTGGTCCTGCTTTTATTGAAGCTGTTGGTGAAAACATTCTTGATGCTACCGTCTCCGAAAATCTTCCCG TACTAGCAACGGACGAAAAATACAACGAGGCGGTATATAGCAGTGCGAAAAGGTTGGTTGCAGCTATAGACGGTCAACCAGATCCCGGGGGTCCAACCGTAAAGGATAGCAAGAGAGAATCAAATTTCAAGACGAAAGAAGAAACCGATGAGAAGCGAGGACAGTTCAGTCTTGTCGTTGGAGGATTACTTGTAATTGCCTTTGTAGTTCCCATGGCACAATACTTTGCTTATGTCTCCAGGAAGTAA
- a CDS encoding Plant thionin family protein (Plant thionin family protein; LOCATED IN: endomembrane system; BEST Arabidopsis thaliana protein match is: Plant thionin family protein (TAIR:AT5G36805.1); Has 72 Blast hits to 72 proteins in 2 species: Archae - 0; Bacteria - 0; Metazoa - 0; Fungi - 0; Plants - 72; Viruses - 0; Other Eukaryotes - 0 (source: NCBI BLink).): MATETMKKIYSVLMIVVLLTMIVSTYASTIEVCVKHCVPNQCMKDSKTATLPFCENCLQKSLQPKQICSSEILHAS, from the coding sequence atggCAACtgaaacaatgaaaaagatatatagTGTTTTGATGATTGTAGTTTTATTAACGATGATAGTTTCAACATACGCGAGTACGATAGAAGTATGTGTTAAACATTGTGTCCCAAATCAGTGCATGAAAGATTCTAAAACGGCAACTCTTCCTTTTTGTGAGAATTGCTTGCAAAAATCTctgcaaccaaaacaaatttgctCAAGTGAAATTTTACACGCCTCCTGA
- a CDS encoding FANTASTIC four-like protein (DUF3049) (Protein of unknown function (DUF3049); CONTAINS InterPro DOMAIN/s: Protein of unknown function DUF3049 (InterPro:IPR021410); BEST Arabidopsis thaliana protein match is: Protein of unknown function (DUF3049) (TAIR:AT5G22390.1); Has 534 Blast hits to 376 proteins in 66 species: Archae - 0; Bacteria - 26; Metazoa - 75; Fungi - 14; Plants - 157; Viruses - 0; Other Eukaryotes - 262 (source: NCBI BLink).), which yields MSFYKRSFHSFLGQTNTKGMPFESGLGHDETQSHGLMLCTEYLGFESYDMRMSDNEVENKMTCHAEVETERVEAKRRKTKENVVVQAQKKQFPPPLSSLNSRGQRYFYLRPVRKDGRLELTQVMVDRPEIFHVSRVDGRLRLHFVDGVENPIRAYSGPQEIVALEEEPKGLGNEKEGGEISRSDLECGREINEDDNDGACNQGMDLSIISDDSGARSWRCKSSHDVSVNSNNDVAHFHDDHDTREWMYNSGFKIVASRNHDENNHHHYHHRHRHHIHPYHHHNSNNNMNLWTRTYVRTR from the coding sequence ATGAGCTTCTACAAAAGAAGCTTTCACTCTTTCCTTGGCCAAACCAACACCAAAGGGATGCCGTTTGAATCCGGTCTTGGCCATGATGAGACACAATCACATGGCTTAATGTTGTGCACAGAGTATCTAGGGTTTGAGAGTTACGACATGAGGATGTCCGATAACGAGGTGGAGAACAAGATGACTTGTCATGCGGAGGTGGAGACCGAAAGGGTTGAAGCaaagaggaggaagacgaAGGAGAATGTGGTGGTGCAAGCGCAGAAAAAACAGTTTCCTCCGCCTCTCTCGTCATTAAACAGCCGTGGACAGCGATATTTTTATCTCCGTCCGGTGAGAAAAGACGGTAGATTGGAACTTACGCAAGTTATGGTCGATCGACCAGAGATTTTCCACGTTTCTAGAGTAGATGGACGGTTGAGATTACATTTTGTCGATGGTGTCGAGAATCCCATTAGAGCTTATTCTGGTCCTCAAGAAATTGTGGCCTTAGAAGAGGAACCTAAGGGTCTAGGTAATGAGAAAGAGGGAGGGGAGATTAGTAGATCTGATCTGGAATGTGGTAGAGAGATTAATGAAGACGACAATGATGGTGCATGTAATCAAGGAATGGATTTATCTATAATCAGTGATGATAGTGGTGCAAGAAGTTGGAGATGTAAAAGTAGTCATGATGTTTCGGTGAATAGTAATAATGATGTTGCACATTTCCATGATGACCATGACACGAGAGAATGGATGTACAACAGTGGTTTTAAGATCGTGGCAAGTAGGAACCATGATGAgaacaatcatcatcattatcatcatcgtcatcgtcATCATATTCATCCATACCATCATCATAATAGTAACAATAACATGAATTTATGGACCCGGACGTACGTGAGGACCAGGTGA
- a CDS encoding Fcf2 pre-rRNA processing protein (Fcf2 pre-rRNA processing protein; CONTAINS InterPro DOMAIN/s: Fcf2 pre-rRNA processing (InterPro:IPR014810); BEST Arabidopsis thaliana protein match is: Fcf2 pre-rRNA processing protein (TAIR:AT5G30495.1); Has 332 Blast hits to 332 proteins in 171 species: Archae - 0; Bacteria - 0; Metazoa - 110; Fungi - 124; Plants - 58; Viruses - 0; Other Eukaryotes - 40 (source: NCBI BLink).) — protein MAETKQPLIGLKWEPKLPGLSLDLKTGSTRSKTAESSKSELVDGLCLPPNDPRKINKMIRKQLKDTTGSNWFDMPAPTMTPELKRDLQLLKLRTVMDPALHYKKSVSRSKLAEKYFQIGTVIEPAEEFYGRLTKKNRKATLADELVSDPKTALYRKRKVREIEEKSRAVTNKKWNKKGNQSKNTKPRRN, from the exons ATGGCAGAGACTAAACAACCACTGATCGGTCTTAAATGGGAACCAAAGCTTCCAGGCTTATCCTTAGACTTGAAAACTGGTTCAACCAGAAGCAAAACAGCTGAGAGTTCTAAGTCAGAGCTTGTTGATGGTCTTTGTCTTCCACCTAATGATCCAAGGAAGATTAACAAGATGATTAGAAAACAACTCAAAGACACTACTGGTTCTAACTG GTTTGATATGCCTGCTCCAACAATGACTCCTGAGTTGAAAAGAGATCTTCAGTTGCTTAAG TTGAGAACTGTAATGGATCCTGCTCTACACTACAAGAAATCTGTGTCACGGTCTAAACTAGCTGAAAAATATTTCCAG attggTACAGTAATTGAACCAGCTGAAGAGTTTTATGGGAGATTGACaaagaagaatagaaaagCAACTCTTGCTGATGAGTTGGTTTCAGATCCTAAAACTGCTCTCTACAG GAAGCGTAAAGTTAGGGAGATTGAGGAGAAGAGTAGAGCTGTTACGAATAAGAAATGGAATAAAAAGGGAAACCAGTCTAAGAACACAAAGCCAAGAAGGAactga
- the AGL85 gene encoding AGAMOUS-like 85 (AGAMOUS-like 85 (AGL85); FUNCTIONS IN: DNA binding, sequence-specific DNA binding transcription factor activity; INVOLVED IN: regulation of transcription; LOCATED IN: nucleus; CONTAINS InterPro DOMAIN/s: Transcription factor, MADS-box (InterPro:IPR002100); BEST Arabidopsis thaliana protein match is: AGAMOUS-like 64 (TAIR:AT1G29962.1); Has 317 Blast hits to 317 proteins in 62 species: Archae - 0; Bacteria - 0; Metazoa - 0; Fungi - 0; Plants - 317; Viruses - 0; Other Eukaryotes - 0 (source: NCBI BLink).) — translation MKTDWSHYLSVEMESTISNELSILCGAEVAFLGYSCSGKPYTFGSPSFQAVAERFLNREASSSLQRSVMNAHQQAKIQELCKVYNRMVEEAKTEEAKVKKAAALAETMPVDEDAWWKVDPKEVEDHEEAKKIMEKCEGLYEKLCNEAAARIQRGDAENNNK, via the coding sequence atgaagacaGATTGGTCACATTATCTAAGCGTCGAAATGGAATCTACAATAAGCAATGAGCTTTCCATTCTCTGTGGTGCTGAAGTTGCGTTTCTCGGATACTCTTGCTCAGGAAAACCATACACATTCGGCAGTCCGTCTTTTCAAGCCGTGGCAGAGCGATTTCTCAATCGTGAGGCCTCATCATCGTTGCAACGATCGGTCATGAATGCTCACCAACAAGCGAAGATTCAAGAGCTTTGCAAAGTATACAATAGAATGGTGGAGGAGGCAAAGACGGAAGAAGCCAAAGTAAAGAAGGCAGCTGCATTAGCGGAGACAATGCCCGTAGATGAGGATGCGTGGTGGAAAGTGGATCCAAAGGAGGTGGAAGATCACGAAGAGGCGAAGAAGATAATGGAAAAGTGTGAAGGGCTCTATGAGAAACTGTGTAATGAAGCTGCTGCAAGGATCCAAAGAGGAGATGCTGAGAATAATAACAAATGA